The proteins below come from a single Nitrospiraceae bacterium genomic window:
- a CDS encoding universal stress protein gives MKVLLAVEQTRISEGAIQVLSRLTLPGGSVLFLLHVNPVPQKITGLAKERILKISQQVQEVQKQALEQAREFLGRVEKRVSHQGVQVFPLVKKGFPGEEILKTIHAKDVDLVVLGSRGYSKAKGILLGSVSQWVLQEAPCSVLIARPMAREKKAGRGMKLLLATDGSADSRAAVEFIQNLTLPPSSQITILHVVKKHVFETEQTLIADSRKGDEFAKLAEELLAIRGREGAKLLEQTRKVLSAPDLHIQERLVFGNPGDEILKAVRYLRADLVVLGSRGSTGVKRVFLGSVSNKVVSGAGCSVAVIRH, from the coding sequence ATGAAAGTGTTGTTGGCGGTAGAGCAAACTCGTATTTCTGAAGGGGCCATTCAAGTTCTCAGCAGATTGACACTGCCGGGTGGATCCGTTCTGTTTCTTCTTCATGTGAACCCGGTCCCTCAAAAGATTACGGGTCTGGCGAAGGAACGGATTTTGAAAATCTCCCAGCAGGTACAAGAGGTGCAAAAACAGGCGCTTGAGCAGGCACGTGAGTTTCTGGGTAGAGTCGAAAAAAGGGTGAGTCATCAGGGTGTACAGGTGTTTCCTCTTGTGAAAAAAGGCTTTCCCGGAGAGGAAATTTTAAAAACCATTCACGCGAAAGACGTCGATCTGGTAGTCCTCGGATCACGGGGCTATTCCAAGGCGAAGGGGATTTTACTCGGGAGTGTCAGTCAATGGGTGTTACAGGAAGCGCCATGCTCGGTGTTGATCGCTCGCCCCATGGCGCGGGAGAAAAAAGCTGGTCGAGGCATGAAGCTTCTCCTGGCTACTGATGGATCTGCCGATTCCCGAGCGGCCGTCGAATTTATTCAAAACCTGACCTTACCCCCTTCCTCACAGATCACCATTCTCCATGTCGTCAAAAAACATGTGTTCGAAACTGAACAAACGTTGATTGCCGACAGCAGGAAGGGGGATGAATTTGCCAAATTGGCCGAAGAACTCCTGGCGATTCGAGGCCGGGAAGGAGCGAAACTCCTTGAACAGACTAGAAAGGTCCTGAGTGCTCCTGACCTTCACATTCAGGAGCGATTGGTGTTTGGCAATCCAGGAGATGAAATTCTTAAAGCTGTTCGATATTTGCGAGCTGATCTTGTTGTCCTGGGATCGCGTGGGTCGACCGGGGTCAAGCGGGTGTTTCTGGGCAGTGTATCGAACAAGGTGGTCAGCGGTGCCGGATGTTCGGTGGCGGTCATACGGCATTAA
- a CDS encoding YchE family NAAT transporter, producing MLDYTEYLKIFVALLAVINPLGAISMFIALTPGKEIKARQNIARIASFSATLILLVALVAGEGVLAIFGISVSSFRVGGGILILLLAISMLQAQRSLTVQTKEEAEESDRKQDIAIVPLSTPLLAGPGSLSTVVLQSHKGIGWIHEALIALAIVAVGLCIWASLHLAPWISRRLGQTGINIFTRIMGLILAAIAVEFIANGLKGLFPVLAG from the coding sequence ATGCTGGATTATACTGAATACCTGAAAATTTTTGTGGCGCTGTTAGCCGTCATCAATCCCTTGGGGGCGATCTCCATGTTCATCGCGCTCACTCCGGGAAAAGAGATAAAAGCCCGGCAAAACATTGCCAGAATCGCTTCATTCTCGGCCACTCTGATCCTCTTGGTAGCCTTGGTCGCAGGGGAAGGAGTCCTCGCAATTTTCGGGATCAGTGTAAGTTCGTTCAGAGTGGGTGGCGGGATCCTCATTTTACTCCTGGCGATTTCCATGCTTCAGGCACAACGGAGCCTCACGGTGCAGACCAAAGAAGAAGCTGAGGAGTCCGACAGGAAACAGGACATTGCCATCGTCCCGCTCTCAACGCCCTTACTGGCGGGACCCGGTTCGTTGAGCACAGTCGTGCTTCAGTCTCATAAAGGAATCGGCTGGATTCATGAAGCCCTCATTGCCCTTGCAATCGTTGCAGTCGGCCTATGCATTTGGGCGTCCTTACATTTGGCACCGTGGATCTCCCGGCGCTTAGGCCAGACCGGCATTAATATCTTTACACGTATCATGGGACTCATCCTGGCAGCCATCGCCGTAGAATTCATTGCTAACGGATTGAAAGGCTTGTTTCCGGTTTTGGCGGGATGA
- a CDS encoding NTP transferase domain-containing protein — MLRAEAHPLWSIILAGGEGERTRPFIEQWLGGHKPKQYCTFVGKRSMLQHTLDRADRLVRPEHKVTVIGRNHREFLNEAIDGDTSGQVIVQPQNCGTAAGVFLPLTFVRAWDADATVVIFPSDHFVFPEARFLETVRRGIRASHFLQDRLILFGVSPSHPELDYGWINLSDVLGWTNGSCIRLVGSFLEKPDLREGKQVMASGALWNTLVMVANVTTLWKLGWQNLPVMMERFEELGAAIGTAHENKTLQEIYRDMPVLDFSRELLQRIPEHLGVMEFEEVLWSDWGQPERIAHTLKTLGKKPAFPSEILERSLAPTDAISRIEVT, encoded by the coding sequence ATGCTGAGAGCCGAGGCTCATCCGTTGTGGTCGATCATCCTAGCTGGTGGGGAAGGGGAAAGGACCCGCCCGTTTATCGAACAGTGGTTGGGTGGGCATAAACCCAAGCAGTATTGCACCTTTGTCGGAAAACGATCCATGCTTCAACATACGCTGGATCGGGCAGACCGCTTGGTCAGACCTGAACATAAGGTCACGGTGATCGGTCGGAACCATCGGGAGTTTTTGAATGAAGCCATTGATGGAGACACGTCCGGGCAGGTGATTGTTCAGCCCCAGAATTGTGGAACAGCCGCAGGAGTGTTTCTTCCGCTGACCTTTGTTCGAGCCTGGGATGCGGATGCCACAGTCGTCATTTTCCCATCCGATCATTTTGTCTTTCCGGAAGCTCGTTTTCTCGAGACGGTGAGGCGAGGGATTCGCGCAAGTCACTTTCTTCAGGATCGTTTGATCCTGTTTGGCGTTTCTCCTTCCCATCCCGAATTGGATTATGGGTGGATCAACCTGAGCGATGTCCTGGGCTGGACCAATGGGTCATGTATTCGCCTCGTCGGTTCCTTTCTTGAAAAACCGGACCTCCGTGAAGGAAAACAGGTCATGGCAAGTGGCGCTCTTTGGAATACCTTGGTGATGGTGGCCAACGTGACCACTCTCTGGAAGCTTGGTTGGCAAAACCTGCCGGTTATGATGGAACGGTTTGAAGAATTAGGTGCGGCGATTGGAACTGCGCACGAAAATAAGACGCTGCAAGAGATCTATCGAGACATGCCTGTCCTGGACTTTTCTCGGGAATTGCTTCAACGGATTCCTGAGCATCTGGGAGTGATGGAATTCGAAGAAGTGCTATGGAGTGATTGGGGACAACCCGAACGCATTGCCCATACACTCAAAACTCTCGGGAAAAAACCTGCATTTCCTTCTGAAATTTTAGAAAGGTCATTGGCTCCCACCGATGCCATTTCTCGGATAGAAGTGACATGA
- a CDS encoding STAS/SEC14 domain-containing protein, with translation MYRILDESEDGSVGIRVEGKLSVEEYDLLNAYLAHLMEEVGPINFLCDMATVEGENGQAVWEEITKHLRNAQDYQRIAVVGSRRWLEGGLHVTVPWPRAQCKYFTPDQTEEAWHWVKG, from the coding sequence ATGTATCGAATTTTAGATGAAAGTGAAGACGGAAGTGTGGGAATACGGGTTGAAGGTAAATTATCAGTCGAAGAGTATGATCTCTTGAATGCGTACCTGGCGCATCTGATGGAGGAAGTTGGGCCGATTAATTTCTTATGCGATATGGCAACCGTTGAAGGCGAAAATGGACAAGCTGTATGGGAGGAAATAACTAAACATCTTCGGAACGCTCAAGATTATCAACGAATTGCGGTAGTGGGAAGCCGACGATGGTTGGAGGGCGGACTGCACGTTACTGTTCCCTGGCCAAGGGCACAATGTAAATATTTTACACCAGACCAGACGGAAGAGGCCTGGCATTGGGTAAAGGGGTGA
- a CDS encoding DUF2934 domain-containing protein has protein sequence MSPKRVFTTSDRKEPEGQSGATRQGRRVSGKPLRAKTSSRAKTRKPLPPEEEHEGETPFANEDIQPRIAERAYELYQRRGGHHGQDLDDWFRAEQEVMAEESWENIEP, from the coding sequence ATGAGTCCGAAACGCGTATTCACAACAAGTGATCGCAAGGAACCGGAAGGACAGTCCGGCGCAACTCGTCAAGGCAGGAGAGTTTCGGGTAAGCCGTTACGCGCTAAGACATCTTCCAGGGCCAAGACTCGAAAACCTCTTCCGCCGGAGGAGGAACATGAGGGCGAGACTCCATTCGCGAATGAGGATATTCAGCCGCGCATTGCTGAACGGGCCTATGAGCTCTACCAGCGGCGGGGAGGCCACCACGGTCAGGATCTCGATGATTGGTTCCGTGCGGAGCAAGAGGTCATGGCTGAAGAATCATGGGAAAATATTGAACCATAG
- a CDS encoding response regulator produces the protein MNHLFSSFPLAEDLMNTAAVPLRPGRFEKGLALQFLSGQYSGWPVVDPTGEILGVVTELRLLQACSRVNSLDELRVEDTMTTPVYVFEQDPLDVVMKEMVHSQVLRMPVVRDRQLVGVISRADVLRHSLPLSSPASQFVFSCAWCERVHDPSEGLVGTDAWRMLDAYLARHQLTFSDIEPAQTYCPSCLEILQALQTTSPGVSRAGTEARAQEVRPCLLVVDDDPSVAGLLDQALQEWGYEVLVARNGREGLDLLDGRCVDGILLDMHMPIMDGRTMLDELRWLGHQMPVVMMSGASEEPLLRRMLQEGAQGFFLKPFHLASVQQACRKIFQNDEFKSETSSRFHVA, from the coding sequence ATGAACCACCTTTTTTCATCTTTCCCGTTGGCGGAAGATCTGATGAACACCGCAGCCGTTCCTCTTCGACCCGGTCGGTTTGAGAAGGGTCTGGCTTTGCAATTTCTCTCGGGTCAATACAGCGGATGGCCGGTGGTCGATCCTACCGGAGAAATTCTGGGGGTCGTGACCGAACTCCGTCTGTTGCAAGCCTGTTCACGCGTGAATTCCCTGGATGAACTGCGGGTCGAAGACACCATGACCACACCGGTATATGTGTTTGAGCAGGATCCGCTTGATGTCGTGATGAAGGAAATGGTTCACAGCCAGGTTCTGCGGATGCCTGTGGTTCGTGATCGGCAGCTTGTCGGGGTCATTTCCCGGGCAGATGTCTTACGGCATAGCCTCCCCTTATCTTCGCCTGCCTCCCAATTCGTGTTTTCCTGTGCCTGGTGTGAACGGGTTCATGATCCCTCGGAGGGGCTGGTCGGAACAGATGCCTGGCGAATGTTGGATGCCTATTTGGCAAGGCATCAACTCACATTCTCCGATATCGAGCCTGCACAAACCTATTGCCCTTCCTGTCTGGAAATTCTTCAAGCGCTCCAAACCACATCGCCGGGTGTGTCGCGTGCCGGGACCGAGGCCAGGGCTCAGGAAGTCCGTCCCTGTTTGTTGGTGGTCGATGATGATCCTTCCGTTGCCGGGTTGTTGGATCAAGCCCTTCAGGAATGGGGATATGAGGTGCTTGTTGCGAGAAATGGGCGGGAGGGCCTGGATCTGTTGGACGGCCGTTGCGTGGATGGAATTTTACTGGATATGCACATGCCCATTATGGATGGGCGGACCATGTTGGATGAATTACGCTGGTTGGGACATCAGATGCCGGTGGTCATGATGTCGGGCGCCTCAGAGGAACCATTGCTCCGGCGGATGTTGCAGGAAGGTGCTCAAGGATTTTTCCTTAAACCGTTCCACCTCGCTTCTGTTCAACAAGCCTGCCGTAAGATCTTTCAAAACGATGAGTTCAAGTCAGAAACCTCCTCTCGTTTCCATGTGGCCTGA
- a CDS encoding response regulator transcription factor has protein sequence MAVHVPHLRDLSCGKGSLTNLPRIVLADDHPMVLEGVAKLVEDFGEVVGKVEDGRSLLEVASHLNPDVVIMDISMPSLNGLESARHLQKLVPRCKIIFLTMHADSAYITAAFEAGASGYLLKRSAGSELQLAVKTVLAGRRYVTPFALRGEVSLNVFLGGEKSLFKLLTSRQREVLQLIAEGRSTKAIATLLNISTKTVEFHKTRVMETLGMHTIPELTQFAVASGLVEK, from the coding sequence ATGGCCGTTCATGTCCCTCATCTTCGTGATCTTTCATGTGGCAAAGGCTCCTTGACGAATCTTCCCCGTATTGTGCTGGCGGACGATCATCCCATGGTGCTGGAGGGGGTGGCCAAGCTTGTTGAGGATTTTGGCGAGGTCGTGGGGAAAGTGGAGGATGGACGATCGCTGCTGGAAGTCGCTTCACATCTGAACCCGGATGTGGTGATCATGGACATTTCGATGCCGAGTTTAAACGGGCTGGAATCGGCACGGCATCTCCAAAAGCTTGTTCCCCGTTGTAAAATCATTTTCCTGACAATGCATGCGGATTCCGCCTATATTACCGCGGCATTTGAGGCCGGAGCTTCTGGATATCTCTTGAAACGGTCTGCCGGTTCCGAACTGCAATTGGCGGTCAAGACGGTGTTGGCGGGCCGCCGGTATGTCACGCCTTTTGCCCTGCGGGGGGAGGTCTCGCTTAATGTCTTCCTGGGAGGGGAAAAATCGTTGTTTAAGCTACTCACTTCTCGTCAACGGGAAGTCTTGCAGTTGATCGCCGAAGGCCGTTCCACCAAAGCCATAGCCACCCTTCTCAATATTTCCACTAAAACGGTAGAGTTTCATAAAACCAGGGTCATGGAAACCTTAGGGATGCATACGATTCCAGAGTTGACCCAGTTTGCGGTGGCTTCCGGCCTGGTTGAGAAGTAG
- a CDS encoding response regulator transcription factor has translation MVTRPRVLLADDHVLVLEGLAKLVAEDCDLVGKVEDGRALLQVAPNLEPDVIVLDISMPKLNGLDAARQLKKILPSVKLIFLTMHADPLYAKEAFQIGASGFLLKRSAASELMQAIHAVMKGQYFVTPAIAKDFLSTISQTSPVPQIEKKSLTPRQREVLQLIAEGHSTKQIATILHVCPKTIEFHRTQIIRGLQLHSTAELTRYAIAHGLIAPEE, from the coding sequence ATGGTGACCCGACCTCGTGTATTATTAGCCGACGATCATGTATTGGTTCTGGAGGGCTTGGCCAAACTGGTTGCGGAGGACTGTGACCTTGTGGGGAAAGTGGAGGATGGGCGGGCCCTTCTTCAGGTTGCTCCGAATTTGGAACCGGATGTGATTGTCTTAGACATTTCCATGCCAAAATTGAATGGACTGGATGCCGCCCGTCAACTGAAGAAAATACTTCCTTCGGTCAAGCTGATTTTCCTGACCATGCATGCGGACCCTCTGTATGCAAAGGAAGCCTTTCAAATCGGGGCCTCCGGTTTTCTCCTGAAACGTTCTGCGGCTTCAGAGTTGATGCAAGCCATCCATGCCGTGATGAAAGGGCAGTACTTTGTGACCCCGGCCATTGCCAAGGATTTTTTGAGTACAATATCTCAAACGAGTCCGGTTCCCCAGATTGAGAAAAAATCCTTGACGCCACGACAGCGGGAAGTTCTTCAACTCATCGCCGAGGGTCACAGCACTAAACAAATCGCGACGATATTACATGTGTGTCCTAAAACGATTGAATTTCATCGAACGCAGATTATCCGTGGATTACAACTTCATAGCACGGCCGAATTAACGAGATATGCCATCGCGCATGGCCTCATTGCTCCTGAGGAATAA
- a CDS encoding PAS domain S-box protein, producing the protein MSPKKKPAAGNNLLRQKAEMALNTTPAQVKKMSPEEVQHLVHELQVHQIELEMQNEELRQSQVDLEVARDRYATLFDFTPVGYVTLDGSGRILEANLTFCHLLGLPRRTIIHKKFEEFVEPDDQGMFRLYLETLQKKPGTQPSDILTLQHGESIHRVRLEGCLETMESSGMANLFRIAVENVTVLERIEIAHDEQQALMGVVVNGVMDAIVTTDEEERIVLFNEAAGQMFRCPASSALGQSINRFIPERFREAHHRHHRQFGQDSQVSRDMGQAREIFGLRDDGEEFPIEATISRVELKGKSKGHGKKLFTVVLRDISERRQAREAIEKEQEFISAILDTTAALIVVLDSQGTIIRFNRACEMLTGFSSEEIQNKPFWETVLPATAVEEVKAYFQAFLRGQAPNVHENYWITKQKQLRWIAWSNTVLRDNQGEAKYLIATGIDRTRQRAAQDALEKERRFVNQVLDTTGALVVILDPHLRILRTNRACEQMVRYSFYDLKGQPFVNLCVISGEDDQGARNIVEACQSGRLPVLFESALVNQSRQLSWIQWETKAIHDLRGNVKYVIATGTDITPRKQAEQLLQQNQEQLQAILDHSPVSIWLKDLEGRYLKVNRQFEKNVGLSEKEILGKTDSQIFQSERVARFEDIDQTIFQTGEAYESDEVSAWSEGIRIEHVFKFPLLNLKGKPYALCGIATDITQRKQAETILQEASQRLEIQQQELRSLAAQLLTAQEEERRRISRDLHDDVNQRLALLSLKLQAAQDVLPDHHLVTPMIRELYENVANLSDDIRHLAYQYHPSILDDLGLGSALRSLCEDFEKWEGIPVMCELPDGARKVSQGVGTCLYRVVQESLRNVSRHAQASAVHLILREDEQEITLSIQDDGQGFKVDGLLSRGLGFVSMRERVRLVGGTLLVESQPGHGTTVKVSIPGSEKNDWCVA; encoded by the coding sequence ATGAGCCCAAAGAAAAAACCAGCTGCCGGGAATAACCTCTTGCGTCAAAAGGCTGAGATGGCCTTGAACACTACGCCCGCCCAGGTAAAAAAGATGTCGCCCGAGGAAGTGCAACATCTCGTGCACGAACTCCAAGTGCATCAAATCGAATTAGAGATGCAAAACGAGGAGCTTCGACAGTCACAGGTTGACCTGGAGGTGGCCCGGGACCGGTATGCCACCCTTTTTGATTTTACACCGGTGGGATACGTCACGCTCGATGGAAGCGGTCGCATTCTGGAAGCCAATTTGACTTTTTGTCATTTGCTGGGACTGCCACGGCGGACCATCATCCACAAAAAGTTTGAAGAATTTGTGGAACCGGATGACCAGGGGATGTTTCGTCTATATCTGGAAACGTTGCAAAAGAAACCAGGTACTCAGCCTTCCGATATTCTGACCTTGCAGCATGGCGAGAGCATCCATCGAGTCCGCTTGGAAGGCTGCTTGGAGACCATGGAATCTTCGGGCATGGCAAATCTGTTTCGAATCGCAGTCGAAAATGTGACGGTACTGGAACGAATAGAAATCGCACATGATGAGCAACAGGCCTTGATGGGAGTGGTGGTGAATGGTGTGATGGATGCGATCGTGACTACCGATGAAGAGGAGCGGATTGTGCTGTTTAACGAGGCCGCCGGGCAGATGTTTCGCTGTCCCGCTTCGAGCGCCCTGGGGCAGTCAATTAATCGATTTATCCCCGAGCGGTTTCGGGAAGCCCATCATAGACACCATCGCCAGTTCGGACAGGATTCGCAGGTCTCCCGGGATATGGGGCAGGCGAGGGAGATTTTCGGACTACGAGATGACGGGGAGGAATTTCCGATCGAAGCGACCATTTCACGAGTGGAATTGAAAGGAAAGAGCAAAGGCCACGGCAAAAAATTATTCACGGTGGTGTTGCGGGATATTTCCGAACGTCGACAAGCACGGGAGGCGATTGAGAAAGAACAGGAATTTATTTCGGCAATTTTGGATACCACCGCCGCATTGATCGTGGTCCTGGACTCCCAGGGAACCATCATCCGGTTCAATCGTGCCTGTGAAATGCTGACGGGTTTTTCCTCTGAAGAAATTCAGAACAAGCCATTTTGGGAGACCGTGCTGCCCGCCACGGCTGTGGAAGAGGTCAAGGCGTATTTTCAGGCATTTCTCCGAGGTCAAGCCCCGAACGTTCATGAGAACTATTGGATCACCAAACAGAAGCAACTGCGCTGGATTGCCTGGTCTAATACCGTGCTTCGGGATAACCAGGGTGAGGCGAAATACCTGATTGCCACCGGCATTGATCGCACCAGGCAACGGGCTGCGCAGGATGCTCTGGAGAAAGAGCGAAGGTTTGTGAACCAGGTGCTGGACACGACAGGCGCCCTCGTGGTGATTCTTGACCCGCACTTGCGGATTCTTCGCACCAACCGGGCCTGTGAGCAGATGGTCAGATACTCCTTTTATGATTTAAAGGGACAACCTTTTGTGAATCTCTGTGTCATTTCAGGGGAGGATGATCAGGGGGCCAGGAACATTGTGGAGGCTTGCCAGTCTGGGCGCCTGCCGGTCTTGTTTGAATCGGCCCTGGTGAATCAATCGCGTCAGCTGAGTTGGATTCAGTGGGAAACCAAGGCCATTCATGATTTGAGAGGGAACGTCAAATATGTTATTGCGACAGGAACGGATATAACCCCTCGCAAGCAGGCCGAGCAGCTGCTTCAGCAGAATCAGGAGCAACTTCAAGCGATTCTTGATCACAGTCCGGTTTCCATCTGGCTCAAAGATCTTGAGGGGCGGTATCTGAAGGTCAACCGGCAGTTCGAAAAAAATGTGGGTCTCTCCGAGAAAGAAATACTGGGGAAAACCGATAGTCAAATTTTTCAATCCGAACGGGTTGCGCGATTTGAGGATATCGACCAAACAATTTTTCAAACCGGGGAGGCCTATGAATCCGATGAAGTTTCGGCCTGGTCAGAGGGAATCCGTATCGAACACGTATTTAAGTTTCCCTTATTGAATCTCAAGGGGAAACCGTATGCACTGTGCGGGATTGCCACGGATATTACCCAAAGAAAACAAGCGGAAACCATTCTTCAGGAAGCCTCTCAGCGCCTGGAAATTCAACAGCAGGAGCTTCGCTCACTGGCTGCCCAACTCCTGACTGCGCAGGAAGAGGAGCGCCGGCGTATATCCCGTGATCTGCATGATGATGTCAATCAACGGCTTGCGCTTCTGAGCTTGAAGCTGCAAGCTGCGCAAGACGTCCTTCCGGATCATCACCTCGTCACGCCAATGATCCGTGAGCTCTATGAAAACGTCGCCAATCTGTCCGATGATATTCGGCATTTAGCGTACCAATATCACCCGTCGATTCTCGATGATCTGGGATTGGGCTCGGCTCTTCGCTCGTTGTGCGAAGACTTTGAAAAGTGGGAAGGGATCCCGGTCATGTGTGAGTTGCCTGATGGAGCACGAAAAGTTTCCCAAGGGGTGGGCACATGTCTGTATCGTGTGGTCCAGGAGAGCTTGCGAAATGTTTCAAGACATGCTCAGGCCTCGGCAGTCCATCTCATTTTGAGGGAGGACGAGCAGGAAATTACTCTCTCCATTCAAGACGATGGACAGGGATTTAAAGTGGACGGGCTCCTTTCCCGAGGCTTGGGTTTTGTCAGCATGAGAGAACGGGTTCGTCTGGTGGGTGGAACCCTGTTGGTGGAGAGTCAGCCCGGCCATGGCACAACCGTGAAGGTCTCAATTCCGGGTAGCGAAAAAAATGATTGGTGTGTGGCATAG